The Apostichopus japonicus isolate 1M-3 chromosome 20, ASM3797524v1, whole genome shotgun sequence genome contains a region encoding:
- the LOC139962067 gene encoding uncharacterized protein MT2135-like isoform X2, with translation MERSRHQGICIAPFLVFGMIFMWDFTDASECRLISRDVDCAECNDDGHCVPGTVPVDPWMTFALQTQLALQIDEPFNHVTFLDAHNAYNNRADDYGKNDTCLWPPPYNESCIGYANHEFSMTDMLNMGIRGVELDNWFCLGRMRLAHLAENFRMNCQDDDKHFAEGIKEIADWLNLGSNTQEIIRIYLNEKSDQGYDHLVNGPINTYLGGRVLTPRDLNETYQGTWPTLRQMKKDGKNVVIATASSGDTPDKVFTHGDLFIHKIYWTDRPIKEFTPYPECGGRTFNETVRYYSDSSHFPFLDYDGPTRVGVITDLSDMMKCRIEFPACDHVNPELIKTAVYTWAESEPSVPLTRNSCVMISSEDNRWYVEGCEEEMHYACQNANDPNDWIMSESRGPYTITEIVCPPSYKFSVPHNGYRHQKLIEAANGTSVWINYSPWLPGYDDPGQEALTTEDPSDATDMQLSIMRFTPQPLLLHTETDL, from the exons ATTTTCATGTGGGATTTCACTGACGCTAGTGAGTGCCGATTAATTAGCCGTGACGTAGACTGCGCCGAG TGCAACGATGATGGCCATTGCGTTCCTGGTACGGTTCCGGTGGATCCCTGGATGACCTTTGCTCTGCAAACACAACTAGCACTACAG ATAGATGAGCCATTCAATCACGTGACCTTTCTCGAT GCACACAATGCTTACAACAATAGGGCCGATGACTACGGGA aAAACGATACTTGTCTCTGGCCACCGCCTTACAATGAAAGCTGCATCGGCTACGCCAATCATGAATTTAGCATGACCGACATGCTGAATATGGGAATACGAGGTGTAGAACTGGACAACTGGTTTTGTCTAGGCAGA ATGCGTCTAGCTCACCTTGCCGAAAATTTTCGAATGAACTGCCAAGATGAtgataaacattttgcagagGGTATAAAGGAGATAgctgattggttgaatttaGGGAGTAACACGCAGGAAATTATACGCATATACTTAAAC GAGAAGTCAGACCAGGGGTATGATCACTTAGTAAATGGACCAATCAACACTTACCTTGGAGGGAGGGTACTTACACCACGTGACTTGAATGAAACTTACCAAGGTACTTGGCCAACACTCCGACAAATGAAAAAG gacGGTAAAAACGTTGTCATCGCAACCGCCAGTTCCGGTGATACTCCTGACAAAGTATTCACTCACGGGGATTTATTCATTCATAAAATATATTGGACCGATCGGCCAATCAAAGAG TTCACTCCGTATCCTGAGTGCGGTGGAAGAACTTTCAACGAAACAGTTCGCTATTACAGTGATAGTTCACACTTCCC ATTTCTTGACTATGACGGCCCAACTCGAGTTGGGGTTATCACTGACCTCAGTGATATGATGAAGTGCAGGATAGAATTCCCAGCTTGTGATCATGTCAACCCCGAACTCATCAAAACGGCAGTGTATACCTGGGCTGAGAGTGAACCATCGGTACCCCTCACGAGAAACTCCTGTGTAATGATCAG TAGTGAAGATAATCGCTGGTACGTCGAAGGATGTGAGGAAGAAATGCACTACGCATGTCAGAATGCCAACGATCCCAATGATTGGATCATGAGCGAGTCACGTGGTCCGTACACCATAACAGAAATCGTATGCCCACCATCTTATAAATTCAGTGTACCACACAATGGTTACAGACACCAAAAG TTAATAGAAGCTGCTAATGGTACTTCAGTATGGATCAACTATTCCCCTTGGTTACCAGGCTACGATGATCCCGGACAGGAAGCGCTCACCACCGAAGACCCGTCCGATGCAACGGATATGCAACTTTCAATAATG AGGTTTACACCACAACCCCTCCTACTGCATACGGAAACAGATTTGTAG
- the LOC139962072 gene encoding protein O-glucosyltransferase 1-like, with translation MAASMYSKKVLKKSFIVTIYTFLCVFCPIFVTDCYAKSDNSVAEDEWSKYKSLIDDALKNYQEFTENDCSCFTDVIDEDLAPWKERGGISQDDIDAAKSMGTKYQIINHKLYRGEKCMFPARCSGVEHFILKNIHKLPNMEFILNPRDWPQSPKPINPKPVFSFSKVKTQHWDIMYPAWTFWEGGPAVWPIFPTGLGRWDQFRTKLNKEADKIPWEEKEDIAFFIGSRTSAERDPLVRLSQSNPELVNARYTKNQAWKSDADTLYLPPADPITLEEHCKYRYLFNFRGVAASFRFKHLFLCGSLVFHVGDQWLEFFYPALKPWVHYIPLPSSLENTKELIEFAMANQDISKAIAKRGRDFVWNHLKLDEVECYWLKLLKDYAKLLTYKPTRDKSLMLISPKKDEL, from the exons ATGGCCGCCTCCATGTATTCGAAGAAGGTGCTGAAGAAGTCTTTCATTGTAACGATTTACACTTTTTTATGTGTATTTTGTCCAATCTTCGTAACAGATTGCTATGCAAAAAGTGATAATTCTGTCGCAGAAG atGAGTGGTCTAAATATAAAAGCCTAATTGATGATGCCTTGAAGAACTATCAAGAGTTTACTGAAAATGATTGCTCTTGTTTTACCGA TGTGATTGATGAAGATCTGGCGCCATGGAAGGAGAGAGGTGGAATCTCTCAAGATGACATAGATGCTGCCAAGTCAATGGGGACAAAGTACCAGATCATAAATCATAAACTTTATCGTGGGGAGAAATGTATGTTCCCTGCGAG ATGTTCTGGCGTGGAACATTTTATCCTGAAGAACATACACAAGCTTCCAAACATGGAATTTATTCTAAATCCTAGAGACTGGCCTCAGAGTCCAAAGCCAATCAATCCAAAACCTGTCTTTTCATTCAGCAAG GTGAAAACTCAGCATTGGGATATCATGTATCCAGCTTGGACATTTTGGGAAGGCGGACCAGCAGTATGGCCCATTTTCCCAACTGGGCTTGGAAGATGGGACCAGTTTAGAACAAAGTTAAACAA GGAAGCTGACAAGATACCctgggaagagaaagaagatattGCATTCTTTATTGGCTCAAG AACGAGTGCCGAAAGAGATCCTTTAGTACGCCTCTCCCAGTCGAACCCTGAACTAGTCAATGCTCGTTACACCAAAAACCAAGCTTGGAAATCAGATGCA gacacattgtacttacccCCTGCAGACCCTATAACACTCGAAGAACATTGCAAATACAG ATACCTGTTCAACTTTCGCGGTGTAGCTGCCAGCTTCCGTTTTAAACATTTATTCCTTTGCGGTTCCCTTGTCTTTCATGTCGGTGACCAGTGGCTGGAGTTTTTCTATCCAGCACTCAAGCCATGGGTTCATTACATACCTTTACCCTCCAGTCTGGAGAATACTAA AGAGCTGATCGAATTTGCAATGGCAAATCAGGACATCTCCAAGGCGATTGCTAAAAG AGGCCGTGATTTTGTTTGGAACCACCTGAAGCTGGATGAGGTGGAATGCTATTGGCTGAAGCTACTTAAAGACTATGCAAAGCTACTAACCTATAAACCAACGAGGGACAAATCCCTGATGCTTATATCACCTAAGAAGGATGAGTTATAG